Below is a genomic region from Gemmatimonadota bacterium.
GGGAAGACGGTGACCTCGCTCTATCGGGCGCAGCTCCGCTCAGGACTACTCACTGCAGACCACCTTCGGCATCTACGCCCAGGTCAACTACGAGCGCAACGTCTTCGCCGGCCTCGCGTCCCGCATCGCGACCAACACCGGGTTGACGGCGTTGCTCCACGCCGACCCGCGTCACCGCCTCACGCTCGAGGGCGGCGTCTCGGTGACGGCACAGCGCTCGGTCGACCCCGCCAAGCGCCCCAACCAGGACTTCCTCGGTGGGCGCGCGGCGACGGCCTATACCCAGAAGCTCGGCGCCAGGCCTCGTTTGCACAGACGATCGAGTTGCTGCCGAATTTCCGCGAGAAGGAAGACCTCCGCATCAACACCGAGAGCACCGTCGTTGCCCCGATCACCAAGGAGGTCGGTGTGAAGTTGAGCTACGTGATCCGCTACGACGGCTTGCCGCAGCCAGGCTTCCTTTCGACGGACCGCCTCTTCACCTCCGGCATCCAGATCACGCTTTGATGGAGGCGCGTTCGATGCCTGGTCGCGGGTCCCGCGCATGACGTCGCCACGCCCGCCGCTGGCCGAGCCATCCGATCTGCGGGCGGCGCTCCGAGCAGAACCGGCGCTGCGCAAGGTGTTCAGTGCGCTCGCTTATACCCATCAGCGGGAACACATCGAGGCGCTGCTCACCGCGAAGAAGCCGGAGACGCGGGCGCGCCGGCTGGC
It encodes:
- a CDS encoding DUF481 domain-containing protein translates to MIKFTGDLGYVSTAGNSSVQTLNLGDRVSAKFGVVTISQQFSLVHGRSKGKTVTSLYRAQLRSGLLTADHLRHLRPGQLRAQRLRRPRVPHRDQHRVDGVAPRRPASPPHARGRRLGDGTALGRPRQAPQPGLPRWARGDGLYPEARRQASFAQTIELLPNFREKEDLRINTESTVVAPITKEVGVKLSYVIRYDGLPQPGFLSTDRLFTSGIQITL